The proteins below come from a single Dehalococcoidia bacterium genomic window:
- a CDS encoding molybdopterin molybdotransferase MoeA, with product MLSVEDALERILGNFSVLETERVPLLDALGQVLAEHARAVHDIPPLDNSAMDGYAIQAADVTEASEDSPATLKVVGLVTAGDIPKDTVVPGAAVRIMTGAPIPPGADTVVPFEDTDEIDRRNSGESLDEIGVRFPVTLGADIRPAGQDVRSGTLVLSKGTTLRPAEIGVLASLGFDTVNVVRRPVVAILSTGNELLYPGDEYAPGKIYDANSYSVAASVRRYGGVPLQLGIARDNLDSMNSKLAEGLKADLLITSAGVSKGDYDMVKDVLAQHGQIDFWSVRMRPGKPLAFGLLHAEDGRKVPHLGLPGNPVSAMVTFEQFGRAAIHKMMGKSGFQKPSIEAVLDEPIYNTDGRRVYARAMITKDNGAYRARLTGNQSSNLLTSMAGANGLAVCPEDLPAKEPGETVEVQMLDWPEDVF from the coding sequence ATGCTGAGCGTGGAAGATGCGCTTGAGCGGATTCTGGGAAACTTCAGCGTCCTTGAGACCGAGCGAGTGCCGTTGCTCGACGCGCTTGGCCAGGTACTCGCCGAGCACGCCAGGGCTGTACACGACATCCCTCCTCTCGATAACTCAGCAATGGACGGCTACGCGATTCAGGCGGCCGATGTCACCGAAGCATCGGAGGACTCACCGGCCACCCTCAAGGTAGTCGGCCTGGTCACCGCCGGAGACATTCCGAAAGACACCGTCGTTCCAGGCGCTGCCGTTCGCATTATGACCGGCGCTCCAATTCCTCCCGGCGCAGACACCGTCGTTCCGTTCGAGGACACGGACGAAATAGACCGGCGCAACTCAGGTGAATCACTGGACGAGATCGGAGTCCGCTTCCCTGTAACTCTCGGCGCAGACATACGACCAGCAGGCCAGGACGTGCGCAGCGGCACGCTGGTGCTCTCCAAGGGCACCACACTCAGGCCCGCCGAGATCGGAGTCCTCGCTTCGCTGGGGTTCGACACTGTCAATGTCGTGCGCAGGCCGGTGGTTGCCATACTGTCCACCGGAAACGAGCTTCTTTATCCCGGTGACGAGTACGCTCCGGGCAAGATATACGACGCGAACAGCTACTCTGTTGCGGCCAGTGTCCGGCGGTATGGCGGAGTTCCCCTGCAGCTCGGAATCGCGAGAGACAATCTGGACTCCATGAACTCCAAGCTCGCCGAAGGGCTGAAGGCAGACCTGCTTATCACCTCGGCCGGAGTTTCCAAGGGCGACTACGACATGGTGAAGGACGTGCTGGCCCAGCATGGTCAGATCGACTTCTGGTCGGTGCGGATGCGCCCCGGCAAGCCGCTGGCGTTCGGACTGCTGCACGCTGAAGACGGCAGGAAGGTCCCGCACCTGGGACTGCCGGGCAATCCCGTCAGCGCGATGGTGACCTTCGAGCAGTTCGGCCGGGCCGCCATTCACAAGATGATGGGGAAGAGCGGGTTCCAGAAGCCGAGCATCGAGGCGGTGCTGGACGAGCCGATCTACAATACCGACGGTCGCCGCGTCTACGCCCGTGCAATGATTACAAAAGATAACGGCGCATACCGCGCCCGGTTGACCGGCAATCAGAGCTCAAATCTGCTCACCTCCATGGCAGGCGCCAACGGACTCGCTGTGTGTCCAGAGGACCTCCCCGCCAAGGAGCCGGGAGAGACCGTCGAGGTGCAAATGCTAGACTGGCCTGAGGATGTTTTTTGA
- a CDS encoding ABC transporter permease: MIFLLMRVLPNDPIYSMAGEDSEALTPEIREAMMRQLGLDRPLPIQYLSWLGGMVTGDWGRSFQNKRPVTSELASRLPHTLQLAAASFIVSLVLGLATGVIAALKRNSITDMVATSGAMFGIAMPDFWFALMLILLFGVTLGILPVFGSELVWEHPIDGLRHMALPALALGLNGAATIMRQTRSSLLEVMGEDYIRTARAKGLFERRVIWLHALRNSMLPVVTILGLRLGNILGGSVIIETMFSWPGVGRLAVFALQRSDFPVIQAIVMMSAVAILVANLLTDIMYAYLDPRIRYEQ, encoded by the coding sequence TGATGATCTTCTTGCTGATGAGGGTGCTTCCGAACGACCCCATCTACTCGATGGCGGGCGAGGATAGCGAGGCGCTGACTCCGGAGATCCGCGAGGCCATGATGCGCCAGCTCGGCCTGGACCGTCCATTGCCCATCCAGTACCTGAGCTGGCTCGGAGGCATGGTCACCGGTGATTGGGGCAGGTCTTTCCAGAACAAGCGCCCCGTGACCTCAGAGCTCGCGTCGAGACTGCCCCACACGTTGCAGCTTGCCGCTGCCAGCTTCATCGTGTCGCTCGTTTTGGGACTCGCCACGGGGGTCATCGCTGCGCTCAAGCGCAACTCGATAACAGACATGGTCGCCACCAGCGGCGCGATGTTCGGCATTGCCATGCCGGACTTCTGGTTTGCGCTCATGCTGATTCTGCTGTTTGGCGTAACCCTGGGCATCCTGCCGGTGTTCGGGTCGGAGCTGGTCTGGGAACACCCCATAGATGGGCTGAGGCACATGGCCCTGCCCGCTCTCGCCCTGGGGCTAAACGGCGCCGCTACCATCATGCGCCAGACGCGCTCGTCTCTGCTGGAGGTGATGGGAGAGGACTACATCAGAACGGCACGGGCCAAGGGTCTGTTCGAGCGTCGAGTCATCTGGCTGCACGCGCTCAGGAACTCCATGCTTCCCGTGGTCACCATCCTGGGACTCAGGCTCGGCAACATACTGGGCGGCTCAGTGATCATCGAGACCATGTTCAGCTGGCCGGGAGTGGGACGGCTTGCGGTGTTCGCGCTTCAACGCTCTGATTTCCCCGTGATCCAGGCAATAGTCATGATGTCCGCGGTCGCCATTCTCGTCGCCAACCTCCTGACCGACATTATGTACGCCTACCTCGATCCCAGGATCAGGTACGAGCAATGA
- a CDS encoding ABC transporter permease, with protein MRDSGSATARTGTIGRVLEALPSDNIKQLLQHKLSAIGLSYIGLILVVGIFAPWIAPADPLAIDPINSLKAPSLENPLGLDHVGRDQLSRLIYGARVSLIVGLLSVGVAIVIGVPLGIIAAYAGGWIDHAIMRMIDAMIAVPGLLFAMLLLLVMGGSVLTVSIALGINLFTTQARLVRSQALSVKEREYFMAARMIGTPPWRMLLFHMVPNSIQPVIVQATLGMGFAILGEAGLSFIGVGVEPPIATWGSMLNLAFVNLRSAPWLSFAPGVAIFLLVLSFNFVGDGLRDVLDPRLRGRI; from the coding sequence ATGAGGGACAGCGGCTCCGCCACAGCTAGGACTGGCACTATCGGAAGAGTGCTGGAAGCGCTTCCGAGCGACAACATCAAGCAGCTTCTGCAGCACAAGCTGTCAGCCATAGGCTTGTCTTATATCGGCTTGATCCTTGTCGTCGGGATATTCGCACCCTGGATCGCGCCGGCTGACCCGCTGGCAATCGACCCGATAAACTCACTGAAGGCGCCGTCACTGGAGAATCCCCTCGGTCTTGACCACGTGGGACGCGATCAGTTGTCGCGCCTGATCTACGGAGCGAGGGTGTCGCTCATCGTAGGTCTGCTCTCCGTTGGGGTGGCAATTGTGATTGGCGTGCCGCTTGGCATAATCGCGGCGTACGCGGGCGGCTGGATCGACCACGCCATCATGCGGATGATCGATGCGATGATAGCCGTGCCCGGGCTGCTGTTCGCTATGCTGCTGCTGCTCGTCATGGGTGGGAGCGTGCTGACCGTGAGCATTGCGCTCGGGATAAACCTGTTCACCACTCAGGCCCGGCTGGTGCGAAGCCAGGCGCTCTCAGTGAAGGAGCGCGAGTACTTCATGGCAGCCCGCATGATCGGTACGCCCCCCTGGCGTATGCTGCTGTTCCACATGGTCCCCAACTCGATTCAGCCGGTTATCGTCCAGGCGACCCTGGGCATGGGTTTCGCGATACTTGGAGAGGCCGGCCTGAGCTTCATCGGTGTTGGCGTAGAGCCCCCAATAGCCACATGGGGCAGCATGCTCAACCTGGCATTCGTGAATCTCAGGAGCGCCCCGTGGCTGTCGTTTGCGCCCGGAGTCGCGATCTTCCTGCTGGTGCTCTCGTTCAACTTCGTCGGCGACGGTCTGAGGGACGTACTCGATCCCAGGCTCCGGGGCAGGATCTAG
- a CDS encoding acyl-CoA dehydrogenase family protein translates to MDFRSPYTEEQQAFRLAARAWLQEHFPRDLKVPPDGSPLDADNQAKVKTFRRELGEKGWLAPSWPRHLGGGGLTAGFDVVLMEEMRNLPLPSMGDNNRWVPAMMVWGTEEQKERYIPPCLKGESITWQCFNEPESGSDFAAVNTRAVPEENGWRITGEKAFITGRFDPDYLITLANTDPDRPRRSNLGVFMVDANSPGLEIRTMRVLMGSERRVTFDNVFVPDDCRLGPAYQGWEIAMSVIEAERGGVAFRVSEDGTIESIYQYLRDQRNEQQ, encoded by the coding sequence GTGGACTTTCGATCTCCGTACACTGAGGAGCAACAGGCATTCCGCCTGGCGGCTCGCGCCTGGCTACAGGAACACTTTCCTCGCGATCTGAAAGTTCCGCCGGATGGCAGTCCGCTCGATGCGGATAACCAGGCCAAGGTCAAGACTTTCAGGCGAGAGCTTGGCGAGAAGGGATGGCTTGCGCCCTCGTGGCCCAGGCATCTGGGCGGCGGTGGTCTGACAGCGGGCTTCGACGTCGTCCTCATGGAAGAGATGCGCAACCTGCCGCTTCCGAGCATGGGCGACAACAATCGCTGGGTGCCCGCGATGATGGTATGGGGGACCGAAGAGCAGAAAGAGCGCTACATTCCACCTTGCCTGAAGGGTGAGTCCATCACCTGGCAGTGCTTCAACGAGCCCGAATCCGGCTCCGACTTCGCAGCAGTGAACACGCGCGCCGTTCCTGAAGAGAACGGATGGCGGATCACCGGAGAGAAGGCGTTCATCACAGGCCGGTTCGACCCTGATTACCTGATCACCCTGGCCAACACTGATCCCGACCGTCCACGGCGCTCCAATCTTGGAGTCTTCATGGTCGACGCCAACAGCCCCGGACTGGAGATACGCACCATGCGGGTGCTGATGGGCAGCGAGCGCAGGGTGACGTTCGACAACGTATTCGTTCCTGATGACTGCCGCCTTGGCCCAGCCTACCAGGGCTGGGAGATTGCGATGTCAGTGATCGAGGCCGAGCGCGGCGGCGTCGCCTTCAGGGTCAGCGAAGACGGCACCATCGAGAGCATCTACCAGTACCTCCGAGACCAGCGAAACGAACAGCAGTAA